The Streptomyces sp. P9-A4 genome contains a region encoding:
- a CDS encoding DUF3180 domain-containing protein, translating into MKQLRLKVLAGLFLVAGILSWGAAKLWDSVGTLPSVPIAAPIVLAVIAVVLTATALSIRARLKAQRERRPGAKGVEPLMAARAVVFGQASALVAALVAGMYGGTGVFLLGSLDVPARRDQAVYAAFSVAAGIAVIAAALFLERVCRLPEDDDKNRAPAA; encoded by the coding sequence GTGAAACAACTGCGGCTGAAGGTGCTCGCCGGACTGTTCCTCGTGGCCGGCATCCTCTCCTGGGGTGCCGCCAAACTCTGGGACTCGGTCGGCACCCTCCCCAGCGTGCCGATCGCCGCGCCCATCGTCCTCGCCGTGATCGCCGTCGTCCTCACCGCGACCGCGCTGTCGATCCGCGCCCGCCTCAAGGCCCAGCGCGAGCGCCGCCCCGGCGCGAAGGGCGTCGAGCCCCTGATGGCGGCCCGCGCGGTGGTCTTCGGCCAGGCGAGCGCCCTGGTGGCCGCCCTGGTCGCCGGCATGTACGGCGGCACGGGTGTCTTCCTCCTGGGCTCCCTGGACGTCCCGGCCCGCCGCGACCAGGCCGTCTACGCGGCCTTCTCGGTAGCGGCAGGCATCGCGGTCATCGCGGCCGCCCTCTTCCTGGAACGCGTCTGCAGGCTGCCGGAGGACGACGACAAGAACCGGGCCCCGGCCGCCTGA
- the tilS gene encoding tRNA lysidine(34) synthetase TilS, whose protein sequence is MGPHPAVAAIRLAVRRVLHDVLTEHQTDPATADDGTPLVLVACSGGADSMALASALAFEARKLPVRAGGITVDHGLQHGSDTRAREVAGRMTALGLTPVEAVAVTVGREGGPEAAARDARYAALDAAAERHGAAAILLGHTRDDQAETVLLGLARGSGIRSLSGMAAVSGAAGRYRRPFLRLDRQTVRKACVAQELAVWDDPHNTDPAYTRSRLRHEGLPALEKALGKGVVEALARTAQLSRDDADALDTWAADAETSVRDEAGALECAKLHGLPTAVRRRVLRRAVIAEGAPAGSLFARHIEEVDRLITGWRGQGAINLPGRVEARRQGGRLVIRQG, encoded by the coding sequence ATGGGTCCCCATCCTGCGGTCGCGGCGATACGCCTGGCGGTCCGCCGCGTACTCCACGACGTTCTCACCGAGCACCAGACCGACCCCGCCACGGCGGACGACGGAACCCCCCTCGTTCTCGTCGCCTGCTCCGGAGGCGCCGACTCCATGGCGCTCGCCTCCGCCCTCGCCTTCGAGGCCCGCAAACTCCCCGTGCGCGCCGGCGGCATCACCGTCGACCACGGACTCCAGCACGGCTCCGACACCCGCGCCCGCGAGGTCGCCGGACGCATGACCGCCCTCGGCCTCACCCCCGTCGAGGCCGTCGCCGTCACCGTCGGCCGCGAGGGAGGCCCCGAGGCCGCCGCCCGCGACGCCAGGTACGCGGCGCTGGACGCCGCCGCCGAGCGCCACGGAGCCGCCGCGATCCTCCTCGGCCACACCCGCGACGACCAGGCCGAGACCGTCCTCCTCGGCCTCGCCCGCGGCTCCGGCATCCGCTCGCTCTCCGGCATGGCCGCCGTCTCCGGCGCCGCCGGCCGCTACCGCCGCCCCTTCCTCCGGCTCGACCGCCAGACCGTTCGCAAGGCCTGCGTCGCCCAGGAACTCGCCGTCTGGGACGACCCCCACAACACCGACCCCGCCTACACCCGCTCCCGGCTTCGCCACGAAGGCCTCCCCGCACTGGAGAAGGCCCTCGGCAAGGGCGTCGTCGAAGCCCTCGCCCGAACGGCCCAGCTCTCCCGCGACGACGCCGACGCGCTCGACACCTGGGCCGCCGACGCCGAGACCTCCGTACGCGACGAGGCGGGCGCCCTCGAATGCGCCAAGCTCCACGGGCTGCCCACCGCCGTACGCCGCCGCGTCCTGCGCCGCGCCGTGATCGCCGAGGGTGCCCCCGCCGGCTCCCTCTTCGCCCGGCACATCGAGGAAGTCGACCGGCTCATCACCGGATGGCGCGGCCAGGGGGCCATCAACCTGCCCGGCCGCGTCGAAGCCCGTCGTCAGGGTGGCAGACTGGTCATCCGGCAAGGCTGA
- the folK gene encoding 2-amino-4-hydroxy-6-hydroxymethyldihydropteridine diphosphokinase — translation MKPTQSDPTVQPVPASVVETVDAADVTLSNPRWAVIALGANLGNRLETLQGAVDALADTPGLRVKAVSPVYETEPWGVEPGSQPAYFNAVTLVKTTLPPSSLLERAHAVEEAFHRVREERWGARTIDVDIVAYADVVSADPVLTLPHPRAHERAFVLAPWHDVDPEALIPGRGAVTDLLAALGAEGVTRRADLELRLPE, via the coding sequence ATGAAACCGACGCAGAGCGACCCCACCGTCCAGCCCGTACCCGCCTCCGTCGTCGAGACCGTCGACGCGGCCGATGTGACCCTCTCCAACCCCCGCTGGGCCGTCATCGCCCTCGGCGCCAACCTCGGCAACCGCCTGGAGACCCTCCAGGGGGCCGTCGACGCCCTCGCGGACACTCCCGGCCTCCGGGTCAAGGCCGTCTCCCCGGTGTACGAGACGGAGCCCTGGGGCGTCGAGCCCGGCAGTCAGCCGGCCTACTTCAACGCCGTCACGCTGGTGAAGACCACGCTGCCGCCCTCCTCCCTCCTGGAGCGGGCCCACGCCGTCGAGGAGGCCTTCCACCGCGTCCGCGAGGAGCGCTGGGGCGCCCGCACCATCGACGTCGACATCGTCGCGTACGCCGACGTGGTCTCCGCCGACCCCGTCCTCACGCTCCCGCACCCCCGCGCCCACGAGCGCGCCTTCGTGCTCGCTCCCTGGCACGACGTGGACCCCGAGGCCCTGATCCCCGGCCGCGGCGCCGTCACCGACCTCCTCGCCGCTCTCGGGGCCGAAGGCGTCACCCGCCGCGCCGACCTGGAACTCCGTCTGCCCGAGTAG
- the ftsH gene encoding ATP-dependent zinc metalloprotease FtsH produces MDVKRYFRGPVMWIVLAVLAVVVLMQVVGSSEGYKTVDTGKVVQAIDKNQVKQAKVTTGDEQIVKIELVDGQKIDNSSKVQASYIGTQGADLADKLQQKFEAGQIEKGYTVSPTKQSPFVSILLSLLPFVLIVVVFLFLMNQMQGGGSRVMQFGKSKAKLITKDTPKTTFADVAGADEAVEELHEIKEFLQEPAKFQAVGAKIPKGVLLYGPPGTGKTLLARAVAGEAGVPFYSISGSDFVEMFVGVGASRVRDLFEQAKANAPAIVFVDEIDAVGRHRGAGLGGGHDEREQTLNQLLVEMDGFDVKGGVILIAATNRPDILDPALLRPGRFDRQIAVDRPDMLGRLEILKVHQKGKPVAPDVDLGAVARRTPGFTGADLSNVLNEAALLTARGDQKLIDNHALDEAIDRVVAGPQKRTRIMSDKEKKITAYHEGGHALVAAASPNADPVHKITILSRGRALGYTMVLPDEDKYSTTRNEMLDQLAYMLGGRAAEELVFHDPTTGAANDIEKATATARAMVTQYGMTERLGAIKFGGDNTEPFLGREMSHPRDYSEEVAALVDEEVKKLIETAHNEAWEILVENRDVLDNLVLALLEKETLGKEEIAEIFTPIVRRPARPAWTGSSRRTPSTRPPVLSPKELALTNSANGSAAPVDTTKGIDIAPVDTPED; encoded by the coding sequence ATGGACGTGAAGCGATACTTCCGTGGGCCGGTCATGTGGATCGTGCTGGCCGTCCTCGCCGTGGTCGTGCTGATGCAGGTCGTCGGCTCGTCCGAGGGCTACAAGACGGTGGACACCGGCAAGGTCGTCCAGGCGATCGACAAGAACCAGGTCAAGCAGGCAAAGGTCACCACCGGTGACGAGCAGATCGTCAAGATCGAACTCGTCGACGGCCAGAAGATCGACAACAGCAGCAAGGTCCAGGCCAGCTACATCGGCACCCAGGGCGCCGACCTGGCCGACAAGCTGCAGCAGAAGTTCGAGGCCGGGCAGATCGAGAAGGGCTACACCGTCTCCCCGACGAAGCAGTCGCCCTTCGTCTCGATCCTGCTCTCGCTCCTCCCCTTCGTCCTCATCGTGGTCGTCTTCCTGTTCCTGATGAACCAGATGCAGGGCGGCGGCTCGCGCGTCATGCAGTTCGGCAAGTCCAAGGCGAAGCTCATCACCAAGGACACGCCGAAGACCACGTTCGCCGACGTCGCGGGTGCGGACGAGGCCGTCGAGGAACTCCACGAGATCAAGGAATTCCTCCAGGAGCCCGCCAAGTTCCAGGCCGTCGGCGCCAAGATCCCCAAGGGCGTCCTGCTCTACGGTCCGCCCGGAACCGGCAAGACGCTCCTCGCGCGCGCCGTCGCCGGCGAGGCCGGGGTCCCCTTCTACTCGATCTCCGGCTCCGACTTCGTCGAGATGTTCGTCGGCGTCGGCGCCTCCCGGGTCCGCGACCTCTTCGAGCAGGCCAAGGCCAACGCGCCCGCCATCGTCTTCGTCGACGAGATCGACGCCGTCGGACGCCACCGCGGCGCCGGCCTCGGCGGCGGTCACGACGAGCGCGAGCAGACCCTCAACCAGCTCCTCGTCGAGATGGACGGCTTCGACGTGAAGGGCGGCGTCATCCTGATCGCCGCCACGAACCGGCCCGACATCCTCGACCCGGCGCTGCTCCGTCCCGGACGGTTCGACCGGCAGATCGCCGTCGACCGGCCGGACATGCTGGGCCGACTGGAGATCCTCAAGGTCCACCAGAAGGGCAAGCCGGTCGCCCCGGACGTCGACCTCGGCGCCGTCGCCCGACGCACCCCCGGCTTCACCGGAGCGGACCTCTCCAACGTCCTCAACGAGGCGGCGCTCCTCACCGCGCGCGGCGATCAGAAGCTGATCGACAACCACGCGCTCGACGAGGCGATCGACCGTGTGGTCGCGGGCCCGCAGAAGCGGACCCGGATCATGTCGGACAAGGAGAAGAAGATCACCGCGTACCACGAGGGCGGCCACGCCCTGGTCGCGGCGGCCTCACCGAACGCCGACCCCGTCCACAAGATCACCATCCTGTCCCGGGGCCGCGCCCTGGGCTACACGATGGTCCTGCCGGACGAGGACAAGTACTCGACCACCCGCAACGAGATGCTCGACCAGCTGGCCTACATGCTGGGCGGCCGTGCGGCGGAGGAACTGGTCTTCCACGACCCGACCACCGGCGCCGCCAACGACATCGAGAAGGCCACGGCCACGGCCCGCGCGATGGTCACCCAGTACGGCATGACCGAGCGTCTGGGCGCCATCAAGTTCGGCGGCGACAACACCGAGCCGTTCCTCGGGCGCGAGATGTCGCACCCGCGCGACTACTCGGAAGAGGTCGCCGCGCTGGTCGACGAAGAGGTCAAGAAGCTCATCGAGACCGCGCACAACGAGGCCTGGGAGATCCTCGTCGAGAACCGTGACGTCCTCGACAACCTGGTCCTCGCCCTGCTGGAGAAGGAGACGCTGGGCAAGGAGGAGATCGCCGAGATCTTCACCCCCATCGTCCGGCGCCCGGCCCGCCCGGCCTGGACCGGCTCCTCCCGCCGTACGCCGTCCACGCGTCCGCCGGTGCTCTCCCCCAAGGAGCTCGCACTGACGAACAGCGCGAACGGCTCGGCAGCCCCGGTCGACACCACGAAGGGCATCGACATCGCCCCGGTGGACACCCCCGAGGACTGA
- the hpt gene encoding hypoxanthine phosphoribosyltransferase codes for MGTDLQSVLITKEEIDAKLAELAAKIDAEYAGRDLLIVGVLKGAVMVMADLARALSTPVTMDWMAVSSYGAGTQSSGVVRILKDLDTDIKGKHVLIVEDIIDSGLTLSWLLSNLGSREPASLEVCTLLRKPEAAKVAIDVKWIGFDIPNEFVVGYGLDYAEKYRNLPFVGTLAPHVYGG; via the coding sequence ATGGGCACCGACCTCCAGTCGGTGCTCATCACCAAGGAAGAGATCGACGCCAAGCTGGCAGAGCTGGCCGCGAAGATCGACGCGGAATACGCGGGCAGGGACCTGCTCATCGTCGGCGTCCTCAAGGGCGCGGTGATGGTGATGGCGGATCTGGCTCGCGCCCTTTCCACCCCCGTCACCATGGACTGGATGGCCGTCTCCTCCTACGGCGCCGGCACCCAGTCCTCGGGCGTCGTCAGGATCCTCAAGGACCTCGACACCGACATCAAGGGCAAGCACGTCCTGATCGTCGAGGACATCATCGACTCCGGCCTGACCCTGTCCTGGCTGCTGTCGAACCTCGGCTCGCGCGAGCCCGCCTCCCTGGAGGTGTGCACGCTCCTGCGCAAGCCCGAGGCGGCGAAGGTCGCGATCGACGTCAAGTGGATCGGTTTCGACATCCCCAACGAGTTCGTCGTGGGCTACGGCCTCGACTACGCCGAGAAGTACCGGAACCTTCCGTTCGTCGGCACGCTCGCCCCGCACGTGTACGGCGGCTGA
- the folE gene encoding GTP cyclohydrolase I FolE: MTDPVTLDGEGKIGDFDEKRAEAAVRELLIAVGEDPDREGLLQTPARVARAYRELLAGMRQEPEDVLTTTFDIGHDEMVLVKDIELVSFCEHHLLPFHGVAHVGYIPAESGKITGLSKLARLVDVFARRPQVQERLTTQIADSLMRILEARGAIVVIEAEHMCMSVRGIRKPGAKTTTSAVRGQLRDATTRAEAMSLILAR, from the coding sequence ATGACCGACCCGGTGACGCTGGACGGCGAGGGCAAGATCGGCGATTTCGACGAGAAGCGCGCCGAGGCGGCCGTACGCGAGCTCCTCATCGCGGTCGGCGAGGACCCGGACCGCGAGGGTTTGCTGCAGACCCCTGCCCGCGTTGCGCGTGCATACAGGGAACTGTTGGCCGGAATGAGGCAGGAACCCGAAGACGTTCTGACCACGACGTTTGACATCGGTCACGATGAAATGGTCCTCGTGAAGGACATCGAGCTCGTTAGCTTCTGTGAACATCATTTGCTCCCGTTTCACGGTGTCGCCCATGTGGGCTACATCCCGGCGGAGAGCGGCAAGATCACGGGGCTCTCGAAGCTGGCCCGGCTCGTCGATGTCTTCGCGCGGCGTCCGCAGGTCCAGGAACGCCTGACGACCCAGATCGCCGATTCGCTGATGAGGATCCTCGAGGCGCGCGGCGCGATCGTCGTCATCGAGGCCGAGCACATGTGCATGTCGGTACGCGGCATCCGCAAGCCGGGCGCCAAGACGACCACCTCGGCGGTACGTGGGCAACTTCGTGACGCTACTACGCGCGCCGAGGCCATGTCTCTGATACTGGCTCGTTAG